The Paenibacillus yonginensis genome segment GCAGCCTTCGCCGCGCTGAACACCGAGCAGGAGAATCTGCGCCACATCGTGGTTGTTGATGAAGACATCGACGTGTTTAATGGCGAAGAAATCGCCTGGGCGATAGGTACCCGTTTCGATGCCGAACGCGATCTGCTCGTCATTCCGAAATGGAACGGTCCGGGCGGACTGCTTCCGACCAACTGGGAGTATAACGCAGAAGGGAAAAATACGCCGCGCATGTCCAGCGCCGTAGTTGTTGACGCAACCAAACCGGCACCGCCGGTCGTCTTTCCTAAGCGGGCCGTGGTTCCGCGGGAGCAGGTGGAGCTGGCTGAGCTTGAGTCGCTGCGCGGCTTAAATGCGGAAGAGAAGGGCAAATGGCTGCCGTAAGGCAGTACATATAAACATTTAAACATTCCAAGCCTCAAGCCATTTGCGGGGGTCTGCTGAGAAGCAGAACCCCGCAAGTGGCTGGGGCTGGCTTGTTTCTTAATCGAAGTTGGCCTAGCAGAGGAGTCAGCCGGTGGAAGCCGTCTGATTTTTCGAATTTATCGAGCTAAACAACGGGAGGGAAAACAAAGATGAGAATGGTGGATTTGAACTGTGATATGGGGGAAAGCTTCGGCGCTTACAAGCTGGGCAGAGACGAGGAGATATTAAAATATGTGACGTCCGCTAACATTGCCTGCGGGTTCCACGGCGGCGATCAGGCGACGATGCGCAAGACGGTCAAGCTGGCTTTGGAGCATGGTGTTGCTATCGGTGTGCATCCGGGCCTGCAGGACCTGATCGGCTTTGGCCGCCGGGATATGGATATTTCGCCCCAAGAGGCTTATGACCTTGTAGTTTACCAGATTGGCGCCTTATGGGCCTTCGTTAAAGCGGAAGGAGCCCGCCTGCAGCATGTGAAGGCGCATGGGAATTTGTACAACATGGCCGCCAGAAATGCCGCGCTGGCTGAAGCTATTGCCGAAGCAGTGTATAAGGTCGATCCCGAGCTGATTCTGTACGGCCTGGCCGGCAGTGAACTGATCAAGGCGGGGTCGAAGGCGGGGCTTCGTACTGCCAGTGAAGTTTTTTCCGACCGTACCTATCAATCCGACGGTTCCTTGACCTCCCGCCGGCTGCCTGATTCGATGATCACGGACGAAGAGGTGTCGCTCAAGCAGGTGATCCGTATGGTTTCGGAAGGCAAGGTGCTGTCGCAGCAAAAGGTGGATGTGCCGATTCAGGCCGATACCATCTGTGTGCATGGCGATGGCGTGCATGCCGTCGAATTTGCGAGCAAGATCAGAACCTCGCTGGAAGCTGCCGGGATTACCGTGCAGGCTCCCGGCAAAACAACTGGACTGAACGCCTGATAGGCGAAACAAAGGAGGAGAAACCGTGGAGAAGCTGCATTTGCAGAGTGACGTATTGATTATTGGCGGCGGCGCAGCAGGCATGATGGCTGCCCGCGCGGCAGCCGATGAAGGAGCCGAGGTGATTCTGGCTGACAAAAGCCTGATCGGACGGGGCGGAGCGACTATCCTGGCGCAGATGACCGTAGCCGTTGCATTGGGGGAGGCGGAAGAGGATAACCCGCAAATTCATTTTGAGGACACCATGAAAGGCAGCCGCGGACTCGCTGATCCGGAGATCGTCCGCGCTATCGTGGAGCGGGGACCTGAGGTGATTCTCGAGGCTGAGCGTTACGGGGTTAAATGGGCGCGTACGCCGGAAGGCAAACGCTCTCAGGCTTTTGCACCGGGGCATTCCAAAGCGCGCTGTGTCTATGTGGATATTCTGAACACGGGCGGCGCTACGTCCGCCGGACTCAAGAAATCGATCTGGAGAGACCCGAAGATCAAACGGCTTAAGAACATCATGATTACCAAAATTGTTGTGGAGCAGGGACGCGCCGTCGGGGCGGTCGGCTTTGAAATGGAGCAGTTCCGGCCGGTCAGCATCGCCGCTTCTTCTATTATTCTGGCGACAGGCGGCCTGACGGAAGCTTTTGCCCGCAACAGCGCTTCGGCCAACATGACCGGCGACGGTTATGTGCTCGCCGCAGAGGCGGGGGCGGAGGTGCGCGACATGGAAATGGTGCAGTTCTTCCCGATTGCGCACCTGTTCCCGCCTCTGGTGGGCATTGACCCGATTATGTGGGACCCGTTCCGCTACAAGCTGGGCGGCCGTCTCTTGAACGGCAATGAAGAAGAATTTATGGACAAATACAATGGTGAAGTGGCAGGCAGGTATACAGCTGCCCGCGACCAGACTACGCTGGCGATCTTCCGCGAAGTGGAAGCCGGCCGCGGCACGCCGCACGGCGGAGCTTATCTCGATTTCCGGATGGTGCCGGAGGAGAAGCTGAAGGAAGCGTTTGGTCCGGTAATCGACATTCTGCGGAACCAGGGG includes the following:
- a CDS encoding LamB/YcsF family protein, with the protein product MRMVDLNCDMGESFGAYKLGRDEEILKYVTSANIACGFHGGDQATMRKTVKLALEHGVAIGVHPGLQDLIGFGRRDMDISPQEAYDLVVYQIGALWAFVKAEGARLQHVKAHGNLYNMAARNAALAEAIAEAVYKVDPELILYGLAGSELIKAGSKAGLRTASEVFSDRTYQSDGSLTSRRLPDSMITDEEVSLKQVIRMVSEGKVLSQQKVDVPIQADTICVHGDGVHAVEFASKIRTSLEAAGITVQAPGKTTGLNA
- a CDS encoding FAD-binding protein, producing MEKLHLQSDVLIIGGGAAGMMAARAAADEGAEVILADKSLIGRGGATILAQMTVAVALGEAEEDNPQIHFEDTMKGSRGLADPEIVRAIVERGPEVILEAERYGVKWARTPEGKRSQAFAPGHSKARCVYVDILNTGGATSAGLKKSIWRDPKIKRLKNIMITKIVVEQGRAVGAVGFEMEQFRPVSIAASSIILATGGLTEAFARNSASANMTGDGYVLAAEAGAEVRDMEMVQFFPIAHLFPPLVGIDPIMWDPFRYKLGGRLLNGNEEEFMDKYNGEVAGRYTAARDQTTLAIFREVEAGRGTPHGGAYLDFRMVPEEKLKEAFGPVIDILRNQGVDLTKDMVEVAPMAHFMLGGVRVDDKMRTRVPGLLASGELIYGMHGANRLSGNAITEALVTGRIAGETAAKDKAPVDEKAVRQALDEEMAALKTFWHPQPVEKDTASLQAFKRKLQQVMWQGAGPLRTEQGLFEAQKALAELKQELEAISLAQPSKFALSLIEKVEAANLLKVGEAIVLGALARKETRGAHVRLDYDETLAVPYSSSFELGADGNWLVKQLELPAAVQ